Proteins encoded together in one uncultured Desulfosarcina sp. window:
- a CDS encoding DNA methyltransferase: MHKYHSSRIQKLLEELDWDCSDQIHHYNSLNILHWYPASFITAIPSNIIEIFSEEKDTIWDPFVGSGITAVESFRMNRKFYGNDLNHIAAKITLAKLNLLQYYDEIVAHFYKFKDFVEVQYLENKFKHFDSSTTHFDNISFEEIGFWYSTETLKEILLLHSIIQKYSMPDYIKIIYDVVFLNIAKIACAQQKTWGHIADNVKPNKQQIADRKYEVIKNFLVRIKQILSKTKRLIIFPKTQSYDIKIADSIDYIPPEPIKLIVTSPPYPLMIDYITSQRISYYWLNYSKNDIDSFKKNEIGARYRRHRKFKYNEYLNDLNLSFNNIIKSLANNGILAVLLPDYKDSDDRKVIIEKFYNNLSIKLERLYTVNRKIDLKNRWAPFRQLKDETLTIWCNNGKN, translated from the coding sequence ATGCACAAATATCACTCTTCTAGGATTCAAAAGCTACTTGAAGAACTTGATTGGGATTGTAGCGATCAAATACATCATTATAATTCTCTTAATATCCTCCATTGGTATCCCGCATCATTTATTACTGCAATTCCTAGCAATATTATCGAAATTTTCTCTGAAGAGAAGGATACAATCTGGGACCCATTTGTTGGATCTGGAATTACCGCTGTTGAATCTTTCCGAATGAATCGAAAATTTTATGGTAATGATCTAAATCACATTGCTGCTAAAATTACACTCGCTAAGCTTAACCTTTTACAATATTATGATGAAATTGTCGCTCATTTTTACAAATTTAAAGATTTTGTTGAAGTTCAGTACTTAGAGAATAAATTTAAACATTTTGATTCCTCGACAACACATTTTGATAATATATCATTTGAAGAAATAGGGTTTTGGTATTCTACAGAAACTCTTAAAGAAATATTATTACTTCATTCTATTATTCAAAAATATTCAATGCCTGATTATATTAAGATTATATATGATGTTGTATTTTTAAACATAGCTAAAATTGCATGTGCACAACAAAAAACTTGGGGTCATATAGCAGATAATGTTAAACCAAACAAACAACAGATTGCCGATCGAAAATATGAGGTAATTAAAAATTTTTTGGTAAGAATAAAACAGATTCTCTCTAAAACAAAACGTTTGATTATTTTTCCAAAGACTCAATCTTACGATATTAAAATCGCTGACTCTATAGATTATATTCCTCCTGAGCCTATTAAACTAATTGTAACATCTCCACCTTATCCCCTTATGATTGATTATATAACTTCTCAACGTATTAGCTATTACTGGCTTAATTATTCTAAGAATGATATTGATTCCTTTAAAAAAAATGAAATTGGTGCCCGATACCGCAGGCATAGAAAATTTAAATATAATGAATATTTAAATGATTTAAATTTATCCTTTAACAATATTATAAAATCGCTAGCGAATAACGGTATTTTAGCTGTACTATTACCTGATTACAAAGATTCAGATGATAGAAAAGTTATAATAGAGAAATTTTATAACAATCTTTCTATTAAATTAGAAAGGTTATACACAGTTAATCGAAAAATTGACCTTAAAAATCGATGGGCACCTTTTCGCCAATTGAAGGATGAAACATTAACTATTTGGTGCAATAATGGAAAAAATTGA
- a CDS encoding DUF2007 domain-containing protein, which translates to MKTLVKPENQAEANVIKSVLEEHGIVAEIKSFHDTAYDGLFQSQYGWGLILVSEEDFAEAERIVEEWRNSSPEELPWDK; encoded by the coding sequence TTGAAAACATTAGTAAAGCCTGAAAACCAAGCAGAGGCCAATGTAATCAAATCTGTTTTAGAGGAACATGGAATCGTTGCTGAAATAAAATCGTTTCATGATACTGCATACGATGGCCTCTTCCAGTCTCAATATGGTTGGGGCCTGATTCTTGTTTCCGAGGAAGACTTTGCCGAAGCAGAAAGAATCGTGGAAGAGTGGCGTAATTCATCGCCGGAAGAACTTCCATGGGACAAGTAA
- a CDS encoding VOC family protein, whose protein sequence is MQTQIDHLVIGARTLTEGVNYVKDLLGVDMPFGGVHPKMGTHNHLMRLGNDAFLEIIAVNHDIEPPERPRWFGLDDAFIRQQIEQQPSLLTWVVNTQDIKALMSQSTFSLGKAELISRGNLNWYFGLPDDGRLLAGGMLPYAIEWQTDKHPSANMADLGCRLSGLEIYHPYPRWLQSALSSIGALDLVKVHALPKNEVPYMLATINTPAGIKELSSFPSFKRIS, encoded by the coding sequence ATGCAAACCCAAATCGATCATCTCGTCATCGGAGCCAGGACCCTCACAGAAGGCGTAAATTATGTGAAAGACCTCCTGGGCGTCGATATGCCCTTTGGGGGTGTGCATCCCAAAATGGGGACCCATAACCACCTAATGCGGCTTGGCAACGACGCCTTTCTTGAAATCATTGCCGTCAATCATGACATCGAACCGCCGGAGCGCCCGAGATGGTTCGGCCTGGATGATGCCTTTATCCGGCAGCAGATCGAGCAGCAGCCGTCTTTGTTGACATGGGTAGTGAATACTCAGGATATCAAGGCGCTAATGAGCCAATCGACGTTTTCACTGGGGAAGGCGGAGTTGATCAGCCGCGGGAATTTGAATTGGTATTTCGGGCTTCCTGACGATGGCAGGCTCCTTGCCGGGGGAATGCTGCCCTATGCGATTGAATGGCAGACAGACAAGCACCCATCAGCAAACATGGCGGATCTCGGCTGTCGTCTTTCCGGATTGGAAATTTACCATCCTTATCCGCGGTGGCTGCAATCTGCGCTGTCGTCCATTGGGGCATTGGATCTTGTCAAGGTACATGCTTTACCAAAAAATGAAGTCCCGTATATGCTCGCTACGATAAACACTCCTGCCGGAATCAAGGAACTATCCAGTTTCCCATCCTTTAAAAGAATATCATAG
- a CDS encoding carboxymuconolactone decarboxylase family protein, with protein MESLLERREINMENFSIYRDKMVEPGRLYMESVNEAYKDGVINSKYKRLMALVGALVQGCEPCMFAQTDRAIEQGATVEEILEACTVAISLGGTMAAGQTTRIVQFLRERNIIDS; from the coding sequence ATGGAAAGTTTGCTTGAAAGACGTGAAATCAATATGGAGAACTTTTCTATCTACCGCGATAAAATGGTTGAGCCGGGTCGCTTATACATGGAATCTGTCAATGAAGCCTATAAAGACGGCGTTATCAATTCAAAATACAAGCGTTTGATGGCTCTTGTCGGGGCTTTGGTCCAAGGATGCGAGCCATGCATGTTTGCCCAGACCGATCGGGCTATCGAGCAGGGTGCAACGGTTGAGGAAATCCTTGAGGCATGTACGGTCGCCATAAGCCTTGGTGGAACGATGGCGGCGGGCCAGACGACCCGCATCGTCCAATTTCTGCGTGAAAGGAATATAATAGACTCGTAA
- a CDS encoding SRPBCC family protein → MKVEKSIEISTTPDKIWPFLVEPEKIRMWFDSFKKCEYAGDNRSGVGTAYYVEEKVPGPLRKIDFKVKTWNENENLVLEMTSGKNVNSYEIRWNLEATQSGTAFHFVEEVGMPFGAIGKILGVLGQGTADKMVEGMLTKLKKLSEETANSV, encoded by the coding sequence ATGAAAGTCGAAAAATCGATCGAAATTTCAACAACTCCTGACAAAATTTGGCCCTTTCTAGTTGAACCTGAAAAAATCCGAATGTGGTTCGATTCCTTTAAAAAATGTGAATACGCAGGCGACAATCGCTCCGGGGTAGGAACGGCTTACTACGTAGAAGAAAAAGTGCCGGGGCCGCTCAGAAAGATCGATTTTAAAGTAAAAACCTGGAATGAGAATGAGAATCTTGTGCTCGAGATGACCTCCGGCAAGAATGTAAACAGTTACGAAATTCGTTGGAATTTGGAAGCGACGCAATCAGGTACGGCATTTCATTTTGTCGAAGAGGTTGGAATGCCTTTCGGAGCTATCGGCAAAATACTTGGTGTATTGGGTCAGGGCACCGCCGACAAGATGGTTGAAGGGATGCTTACGAAACTTAAGAAGTTATCCGAGGAGACGGCGAACAGCGTTTAA
- a CDS encoding O-methyltransferase, giving the protein MKFQKVLNELEQSGAQNDRIQTDKSKKYLNITRDTGEFFTVLVKATKAKNILELGTSNGYSTLWLASALPENGTVTTIERSEQKAKEAKANFERTNLLERIQLLIGNASDLLNDLKGEFDIIFLDADRSAYISFIPHILRLLKSGGIMICDNAFSHEEELKEFMEFFINRSEYTTCLVPVGKGEFIACKGKLPC; this is encoded by the coding sequence ATGAAATTCCAAAAAGTATTGAATGAACTTGAACAGTCAGGGGCCCAAAACGATCGCATCCAAACGGACAAATCGAAGAAATACCTCAATATCACCAGAGACACCGGGGAGTTCTTTACCGTTCTCGTTAAAGCGACAAAAGCCAAAAACATCTTGGAACTCGGAACTTCAAATGGGTATTCGACGCTTTGGTTGGCCTCCGCTTTGCCTGAAAACGGCACCGTTACCACTATCGAACGATCCGAGCAAAAGGCAAAGGAAGCAAAAGCCAACTTTGAAAGAACGAACCTGCTTGAAAGGATTCAGCTTCTGATCGGAAATGCTTCTGATTTGCTTAACGACTTGAAAGGAGAATTCGACATCATTTTTCTGGATGCGGACAGATCCGCGTACATCTCTTTCATCCCCCATATTCTGAGGCTTTTAAAGTCCGGTGGAATTATGATATGTGACAATGCGTTTTCTCACGAAGAAGAACTTAAAGAATTTATGGAATTCTTCATCAACCGGTCTGAATACACGACCTGTCTTGTTCCGGTGGGAAAAGGGGAATTCATCGCCTGTAAAGGAAAGCTACCGTGCTGA
- a CDS encoding N-acetyltransferase translates to MLIREATQSDFEKIWPIFREIASAGDTYAYPRDVTKEDGKKLWMDKPRKTFVAESEKGILGTYYIKTNHSGPGSHVCNCGYMVPPTSRGKGVATAMCEHSQQIARELGYEAMQFNFVASTNEGAVRLWQKLGFEIVGRLPRAFKHPLKGNVDAFVMYKWLKTKEGKNF, encoded by the coding sequence GTGCTGATTCGTGAAGCAACACAATCGGATTTTGAAAAAATCTGGCCCATCTTCCGTGAGATTGCATCTGCCGGCGATACATACGCATATCCCCGCGATGTAACGAAGGAAGACGGAAAAAAACTATGGATGGATAAGCCTCGCAAGACCTTCGTGGCCGAGAGCGAAAAAGGCATACTGGGAACGTACTACATCAAGACGAACCATTCCGGCCCCGGCAGCCATGTTTGCAATTGTGGCTATATGGTCCCACCCACTTCCCGCGGTAAAGGTGTGGCGACGGCCATGTGCGAACATTCCCAGCAAATAGCACGCGAACTTGGATATGAAGCCATGCAGTTCAATTTTGTTGCATCGACCAACGAAGGTGCCGTGCGACTGTGGCAAAAGCTGGGGTTTGAAATCGTCGGGCGGCTGCCACGAGCATTCAAGCACCCTTTGAAAGGCAACGTCGATGCCTTTGTGATGTACAAGTGGCTGAAAACCAAAGAAGGGAAGAACTTTTGA
- a CDS encoding DUF4019 domain-containing protein, with protein MKQVFRFVIIGLFLGATVAMANEAEKKESAIASAEKWLSIVDNGNYAESWQEASEFLKQAVTRDQWEQAVQSVRKPLGKRVSRELIRAAYTTSLPGAPDGEYVVIQFDTSFENKKSGIETVTPMLCKDGKWRISGYYVK; from the coding sequence TTGAAACAAGTATTCCGCTTCGTCATTATCGGGCTTTTCCTCGGTGCAACGGTTGCCATGGCCAATGAAGCTGAGAAGAAAGAATCAGCCATCGCATCGGCAGAAAAATGGCTTTCCATCGTCGACAACGGTAACTATGCAGAAAGTTGGCAGGAGGCATCCGAATTCTTAAAACAAGCCGTCACGCGGGATCAATGGGAGCAGGCCGTACAGTCCGTACGCAAGCCGCTTGGCAAACGCGTCTCAAGGGAATTGATACGCGCAGCGTATACCACATCCCTGCCCGGAGCGCCCGATGGCGAGTATGTCGTCATTCAATTTGACACGTCGTTCGAAAATAAAAAATCCGGGATTGAAACCGTTACGCCAATGCTGTGCAAAGATGGAAAGTGGAGAATATCCGGTTACTATGTCAAATGA
- a CDS encoding response regulator, which yields MRILLIDDEPIALTKLELMLTNVGTCDTAGSGVEATEYFVKAINDNCPYDLVTIDIELPDITGLDLLNRFGELERKNGIAAAKKIMVTAHSNVDFVVKARDKCDAFVVKPVRKVTLLAKIEELFST from the coding sequence ATGCGTATTTTATTGATCGATGACGAACCCATCGCTTTGACGAAACTGGAGTTGATGCTGACCAATGTGGGTACCTGCGACACGGCGGGCAGCGGTGTCGAGGCTACGGAGTACTTCGTGAAGGCCATCAACGACAATTGCCCTTACGATCTGGTCACCATCGATATCGAACTGCCGGACATCACCGGCCTGGACCTGTTAAATCGATTTGGCGAACTAGAGCGCAAGAACGGCATTGCAGCGGCTAAAAAAATCATGGTTACGGCCCACAGCAATGTGGACTTCGTGGTCAAGGCCAGAGACAAGTGCGACGCATTTGTGGTTAAACCGGTACGCAAAGTTACCCTGCTGGCGAAAATCGAGGAGCTTTTTTCAACGTAG